One region of Termitidicoccus mucosus genomic DNA includes:
- a CDS encoding GspE/PulE family protein codes for MHSQPAPHPGITAGPEPEDNLLEALCRMQIIKKQETQHRMASLPIPPDSPAALLWTLVNHPHMGRPAPRQLLSILAEELALREAREKRPLGYIPCPGYNDARLILTLDKYDTLPRPRQREFAFLLRTPDDRQALLVLDTDPWRPESTGAAFACWKTKAIENGLEIEPDILHVHGFTHLHEALSCDRHKHWEPLAVKPLTQKTLEASRLNPYWETPTHIYAWDASHLPAEETRRLHARLESLLFKKIRLTPQLFKHLGDPSGKYLAPPAFSHETRKIWEDFLKTAILESHSDIHIQPNIDGAVAVASRRFGKVRPRLMIPVSQRDNFYKTVMLGTGLDALKDAHVPRDARASFSDPLLGRTVDLRYSLHPGPPPRFWPQVIIRLLDPDNLKPDIFALASLFPEDRAAWDAILRLNDGMVLVAGPTGSGKSMTLYTLLHSWHLKDPGLKFQTIEDPIEFLLGPWLHQSEVLHDRHVSWHRLIRQSLRNDIDGLMLGEIRDRETAELANQFSLSGHLLLSTLHAASACLIASRLKEMGADTATTAHTLKAAIAQKLAAFSCPHCQRPLTREEQTACLVRGAPGDLLGELIDNTGCSACNHEGVNGRTALQEFAFFQNAGDVRFIRDPDPHGLRKRMQEQGFASLGQKAWKLACKRIIPASEALDIAETQTEE; via the coding sequence ATGCACTCCCAACCGGCACCACATCCCGGCATCACCGCCGGGCCCGAACCCGAGGACAACCTGCTGGAGGCCCTTTGCCGGATGCAAATCATCAAAAAACAGGAAACCCAGCACCGGATGGCCTCCCTGCCCATCCCGCCGGACAGCCCCGCCGCGCTGCTCTGGACCCTGGTCAACCATCCCCACATGGGGCGCCCCGCCCCCCGGCAACTCCTGTCCATCCTCGCCGAGGAACTCGCCCTGCGCGAGGCCCGCGAAAAAAGACCGCTGGGCTACATCCCCTGCCCGGGATACAACGACGCGCGGCTCATCCTCACCCTCGACAAATATGACACCCTGCCCCGCCCCCGCCAGCGGGAATTCGCATTCCTGCTCCGCACCCCGGACGACCGCCAGGCGCTGCTCGTACTCGACACCGACCCATGGCGGCCCGAAAGCACCGGCGCCGCCTTCGCATGCTGGAAAACCAAGGCCATCGAAAACGGCCTCGAAATCGAGCCCGACATCCTCCACGTCCACGGCTTCACCCACCTCCATGAGGCGCTGTCCTGCGACCGGCACAAACACTGGGAGCCCCTCGCGGTAAAACCCCTCACCCAAAAAACCCTGGAAGCCTCGCGGCTCAACCCCTACTGGGAAACCCCCACGCATATTTACGCCTGGGACGCATCCCACCTGCCCGCCGAGGAAACCCGCCGGCTCCACGCCCGGCTGGAATCCCTCCTGTTCAAAAAAATCCGGCTCACCCCCCAGTTGTTCAAACATCTGGGCGACCCGTCGGGCAAATACCTCGCCCCGCCGGCATTTTCCCACGAAACCCGGAAAATCTGGGAAGACTTCCTCAAAACCGCCATCCTCGAAAGCCATTCCGACATCCACATCCAGCCCAACATCGACGGCGCCGTGGCCGTCGCCTCCAGAAGATTCGGAAAAGTGCGCCCCCGCCTCATGATCCCCGTCTCCCAGCGGGATAATTTTTATAAAACCGTCATGCTCGGCACCGGGCTCGACGCGCTCAAGGACGCCCACGTGCCCAGGGACGCCCGCGCCTCCTTCTCCGATCCCCTGCTGGGCCGCACCGTCGACCTGCGCTACTCGCTCCATCCGGGGCCGCCGCCCCGCTTCTGGCCGCAGGTCATCATCCGGCTGCTCGACCCCGACAACCTCAAACCCGACATCTTCGCCCTCGCCAGCCTGTTCCCCGAGGACCGCGCCGCCTGGGACGCCATCCTGCGGCTCAATGACGGCATGGTCCTGGTCGCCGGCCCCACCGGCAGCGGCAAATCCATGACCCTTTACACCCTGCTCCATTCATGGCACCTCAAGGACCCGGGGCTCAAATTCCAAACCATCGAGGACCCCATCGAATTTCTGCTCGGCCCCTGGCTCCACCAGTCCGAGGTGCTCCACGACCGGCACGTCTCCTGGCACCGACTCATCCGCCAGTCCCTCCGCAACGACATCGACGGGCTCATGCTCGGCGAAATCCGCGACCGCGAGACCGCCGAGCTGGCCAACCAGTTCTCCCTGTCCGGCCACCTCCTCCTGTCCACCCTCCATGCCGCATCCGCCTGCCTCATCGCCTCCCGGCTCAAGGAAATGGGCGCCGACACCGCCACCACCGCCCACACGCTCAAAGCCGCCATCGCCCAAAAACTGGCCGCCTTCTCCTGCCCTCACTGCCAGCGCCCCCTCACCCGGGAGGAACAAACCGCCTGCCTGGTCCGCGGCGCGCCCGGGGACCTGCTCGGCGAACTCATCGACAACACCGGCTGCTCGGCCTGCAACCACGAGGGCGTCAACGGGCGCACCGCCTTGCAGGAATTCGCGTTTTTCCAAAATGCCGGGGATGTCCGGTTCATCCGCGACCCCGATCCCCACGGGCTCCGGAAACGCATGCAAGAACAGGGCTTCGCCTCGCTGGGCCAAAAGGCGTGGAAACTCGCCTGCAAACGCATCATCCCCGCCTCCGAGGCGCTCGACATCGCCGAAACCCAAACGGAGGAATAA
- a CDS encoding Appr-1-p processing protein, translating into MQATSPISTITYVIGDATAPSGDGRKIIAHVCNDLGRWGRGFVLAINRRWTAPSIAYRRPFAGPSRPALGDVQFIPVSNTITVANIIGQHGIRYPDEAATTPAPIRYEAVAAGLTKIADQATRQSASVHMPRIGCGLAGGTWERIELLITRGLSSRGIPVTIYDLR; encoded by the coding sequence ATGCAAGCGACCTCTCCCATCTCCACCATCACCTACGTCATCGGCGACGCCACGGCACCTTCTGGAGACGGCCGCAAAATCATCGCGCATGTCTGCAACGACCTTGGCCGCTGGGGCCGCGGCTTTGTCCTCGCCATCAACCGCCGCTGGACCGCCCCATCGATTGCCTACCGCCGGCCATTCGCCGGCCCCTCCCGGCCCGCGCTGGGCGATGTCCAGTTTATTCCCGTCAGTAACACCATCACCGTCGCCAATATCATCGGGCAGCACGGTATCCGCTATCCCGATGAAGCCGCCACGACTCCCGCACCCATCCGCTACGAGGCCGTCGCCGCCGGTTTGACGAAAATCGCCGACCAAGCCACCCGGCAATCCGCCTCCGTCCATATGCCGCGCATCGGCTGCGGACTTGCAGGTGGCACTTGGGAACGTATCGAACTACTCATCACGAGGGGACTTTCCAGCCGCGGAATCCCCGTCACAATATATGACCTGCGATGA
- a CDS encoding phosphoadenosine phosphosulfate reductase family protein — translation MNTAKHTNLEISLDIEAMKAPVIKKNTVFVVGISGGKDSAATLLWMIYESGVARARIKATFADTGNEHTWTYGHIKKLAGLTGVEIETLRPERDFFALALYKRRFPSVKARFCTQCLKIYPSQQCIQRLRYWGLDPISVSGVRADESPERAGLPEWSWSKTLNCPQWRPLLRWTLDDVKAIHARHNIPLNPLYAIGAHRVGCWPCIMSRKTEIRTIALKFPERITEIRNAENKFEQDYGRYSSFFAASTIPERFRSKPYTLPDGTAIKVATIDDIVRWSMTGKRAQGGYLNNSAKEPITCSSGFCE, via the coding sequence ATGAATACGGCCAAACACACAAATCTGGAAATTTCATTGGACATCGAGGCCATGAAAGCGCCGGTCATCAAAAAAAACACGGTGTTCGTCGTGGGGATTTCCGGAGGAAAAGACTCGGCGGCGACGCTGCTCTGGATGATTTATGAAAGCGGCGTGGCACGCGCCCGGATCAAGGCGACTTTCGCGGACACGGGCAACGAACACACGTGGACCTACGGGCATATCAAAAAACTGGCCGGACTCACCGGTGTAGAAATCGAAACCCTCCGCCCGGAGCGAGACTTCTTCGCACTGGCCCTGTACAAGCGCAGGTTCCCTTCCGTCAAGGCGCGTTTCTGCACCCAATGCCTCAAAATATACCCCTCGCAGCAGTGCATCCAGCGCCTGCGCTATTGGGGCTTGGACCCGATTTCCGTTTCCGGCGTCCGGGCCGACGAGTCCCCGGAACGCGCCGGCCTGCCGGAATGGTCATGGTCCAAAACTTTGAACTGCCCCCAATGGAGGCCCCTGTTAAGATGGACCTTGGACGACGTGAAGGCGATTCACGCGCGCCACAACATCCCGCTCAACCCGCTTTACGCCATCGGCGCCCACCGGGTCGGCTGCTGGCCCTGCATTATGTCGCGCAAAACCGAAATCCGCACCATTGCGCTCAAATTCCCGGAACGCATCACGGAAATCCGCAATGCGGAAAATAAATTCGAGCAAGACTACGGACGCTATTCGTCATTTTTCGCCGCCAGCACCATCCCGGAGCGATTCCGCAGCAAACCCTACACCCTGCCGGACGGCACTGCCATCAAAGTCGCCACCATTGACGACATCGTGCGCTGGTCCATGACCGGCAAGCGCGCGCAAGGCGGCTACCTGAATAATTCGGCCAAAGAGCCCATCACCTGCTCATCGGGATTTTGCGAATAA
- a CDS encoding DUF4326 domain-containing protein gives MNRLLAAAQKHGNLRLHCWCAPKRCHAETIKACLETKLTDGIRLQSNRQPFLYFHLKPPS, from the coding sequence ATGAACCGCTTGCTGGCCGCGGCCCAAAAACACGGAAACCTCAGGCTCCACTGCTGGTGCGCGCCAAAACGCTGCCATGCCGAAACTATCAAGGCCTGCCTTGAGACAAAACTGACGGACGGAATCCGGCTCCAATCAAACCGGCAGCCATTTCTCTACTTTCATTTAAAACCACCATCCTAA
- a CDS encoding ATP-binding protein: protein MDPALNPYAPGAGTQPPELTGRENLLETAQIALSRIRNGLATKSFILTGLRGVGKTVLLNRVEEMALDAKLQVFLVEAHEEKSLPKLLLPELRRILLTFDKGEKVEALVKRGIRVLKSFTRSVKVSWGEFEIGLDIDPEPGVADSGDLETDLPALFIALGEAARLRKTAIIILIDELQYLSEIEFSALIMALHKVAQKGLPILMTGAGLPQVIGLSGRSKSYAERLFDFPAIGPLSFDDARLALSEPAGRAGVTFQPDAIEAIYTQTRGYPYFLQEWGYQAWNLAPTTNIDAFVIEQATQTSLRRLDEGFFRVRFDRLTPREKDYMLAMAELGEGPHRSGEIAGKLKITMQRAAPVRASLISKGMIYSPAHGETGFTVPLFDAYLRRVGILKKN from the coding sequence ATGGATCCGGCACTGAACCCTTACGCACCCGGAGCTGGAACCCAGCCACCGGAACTTACTGGACGCGAAAATCTTCTGGAAACCGCGCAAATTGCTCTTTCCCGCATCCGTAATGGATTGGCGACCAAAAGTTTTATCTTAACTGGATTGCGCGGGGTGGGAAAAACCGTCCTCTTGAATCGCGTCGAGGAAATGGCGCTCGATGCCAAATTGCAGGTCTTCCTTGTTGAGGCCCATGAGGAAAAATCCCTCCCAAAATTACTCCTTCCCGAATTGCGCCGCATTCTGCTTACCTTCGACAAGGGCGAAAAAGTGGAGGCACTGGTCAAACGCGGTATCCGCGTCCTCAAGAGTTTTACCCGCTCGGTAAAAGTTTCCTGGGGCGAATTCGAAATTGGCCTTGATATTGACCCCGAGCCCGGCGTTGCCGACAGTGGCGACCTGGAAACAGATTTGCCCGCGTTGTTTATCGCGCTGGGCGAGGCGGCGCGTTTGAGAAAAACCGCAATCATCATCCTTATTGACGAATTGCAATATCTCTCCGAAATCGAGTTTAGCGCCTTGATAATGGCCTTGCACAAAGTGGCTCAAAAAGGGCTCCCGATTCTCATGACAGGAGCAGGCTTGCCGCAAGTGATCGGTTTGTCTGGACGCTCTAAATCCTACGCCGAGCGTCTTTTTGATTTTCCGGCGATAGGACCGCTTTCTTTTGACGACGCCCGACTCGCATTGAGCGAGCCTGCCGGACGTGCGGGCGTGACTTTCCAACCAGACGCCATTGAGGCCATCTACACGCAAACTCGCGGTTATCCTTATTTCTTGCAGGAATGGGGCTATCAAGCATGGAATCTCGCTCCTACGACGAACATCGACGCTTTCGTCATCGAACAAGCGACACAAACCTCATTGCGCCGCCTCGACGAGGGATTTTTTCGCGTTCGTTTTGACCGGCTCACACCGCGCGAAAAAGATTACATGTTGGCAATGGCAGAGTTGGGCGAAGGGCCGCACCGCTCCGGCGAGATTGCCGGAAAATTAAAAATCACGATGCAACGCGCCGCCCCCGTGCGCGCGTCGCTCATCTCCAAAGGCATGATTTATAGCCCCGCCCACGGCGAGACAGGTTTTACCGTCCCGTTGTTTGACGCCTATTTGCGCCGCGTGGGGATATTGAAAAAAAATTAA
- a CDS encoding type II toxin-antitoxin system VapC family toxin produces MPSYMLDSNVLSLFIHEKDRALREKVEANLTNCFISALVLAELEYGAAKRPDVPRYAVRVELARQMFEEAIMPFDEDAAWHTGRVRASLEKAGMMIGPYDTMLAGHALSQGAVMVTDNVDEFRRVPGLVVENWRTPRKQQK; encoded by the coding sequence ATGCCCTCCTATATGCTGGATAGCAACGTCCTCTCCCTTTTTATCCACGAAAAAGACCGGGCGTTGCGGGAAAAAGTGGAGGCCAACCTGACGAATTGCTTCATTTCCGCCCTTGTCCTGGCGGAATTGGAATACGGCGCGGCGAAACGCCCGGACGTGCCCCGGTATGCGGTACGGGTCGAGCTTGCACGGCAGATGTTTGAAGAGGCGATCATGCCCTTTGACGAGGACGCGGCGTGGCACACGGGTCGGGTTCGCGCCTCGCTGGAAAAGGCGGGGATGATGATCGGGCCGTATGACACCATGCTTGCCGGGCATGCACTTTCGCAGGGTGCGGTCATGGTGACGGACAACGTGGATGAGTTTCGCCGCGTGCCGGGACTGGTCGTGGAAAACTGGCGGACGCCGCGCAAGCAGCAGAAGTGA
- a CDS encoding antitoxin, translating to MSDSITVKVFKSGNSQAVRLPKDFRFSGKTAQLIKTPKGVLLIDPRVQARRRAALRKLWGSAPDFPEVR from the coding sequence ATGAGCGATTCTATCACGGTCAAGGTATTCAAGTCCGGCAACTCGCAGGCGGTGCGTCTGCCGAAGGACTTCCGTTTCAGCGGAAAAACGGCGCAATTGATCAAAACACCCAAGGGAGTTTTGTTGATTGATCCCCGGGTGCAGGCTCGCCGCCGCGCCGCGTTGCGCAAACTGTGGGGGTCGGCGCCCGATTTCCCGGAGGTGCGCTGA
- a CDS encoding ATP-binding protein, with protein MNTQNNIAGTIKVSVNQEKLTEDIAVFFSHDGWLKELFQNAVRAGATHIAVTQTPDQISIVDNGCGLKNDPEAWMPLLGISTTGWNQDVQTQQHPAGMGLLAALTRFPATIQSKGWAIHVTPETIKKSTPISIIKDGNLIQGFSITLNTTLDIADEISGRFFTISPSFRKQSLLTMETGSFLHPKNQPDQELVLDFRIIDHEGNLSASYQGTMRKAPWACINADHTIETVNITQLDLDPDQSPNSPARLNNFKAPFLRPIERRKGFDIWVAETSTDRHLHPNFHYFGMSVYWNDLARGIYHGQNNLGIQVSIHGDIGYNLELKKPDRESLIINAEATRFLNEIVLPFHKKAVAWVKAVSEQTLPYEVLDQTSDLDDDFTNNFSYPKVIASPKMDWLSSSKTWGIKTCPPSKIIRTGYSGTDRWTL; from the coding sequence ATGAATACACAAAATAACATCGCCGGCACCATCAAGGTGTCCGTCAACCAAGAAAAACTCACCGAGGATATTGCCGTCTTTTTCAGCCATGACGGATGGCTGAAGGAATTGTTCCAAAACGCCGTCCGCGCCGGCGCCACCCATATCGCCGTCACCCAAACCCCTGATCAAATTTCCATCGTCGACAATGGCTGCGGACTCAAAAACGATCCGGAAGCCTGGATGCCCCTGCTGGGGATTTCCACCACCGGCTGGAACCAGGACGTCCAAACCCAGCAGCATCCCGCCGGCATGGGCCTGCTCGCCGCCTTGACCCGGTTCCCCGCCACCATCCAGTCCAAAGGCTGGGCCATCCATGTCACCCCGGAAACAATCAAAAAATCCACGCCCATTTCCATTATCAAAGACGGCAACCTCATCCAGGGATTCAGCATCACCCTGAACACCACCCTCGACATCGCCGATGAAATTTCCGGGAGATTCTTCACTATATCCCCCTCTTTCAGAAAACAATCCCTGCTCACCATGGAAACCGGCTCGTTCCTGCACCCCAAAAACCAACCCGACCAGGAACTCGTGCTGGATTTCCGAATAATCGACCACGAAGGAAACCTCTCAGCCTCTTACCAGGGAACCATGCGCAAAGCCCCCTGGGCTTGCATCAACGCCGACCACACCATCGAAACCGTCAATATCACCCAACTCGATCTCGACCCGGACCAGAGCCCAAACAGCCCTGCCCGCCTTAACAACTTCAAGGCTCCCTTCCTCCGTCCCATCGAAAGACGCAAAGGCTTCGACATCTGGGTGGCGGAAACCTCGACGGACCGGCACCTCCACCCCAATTTTCATTACTTCGGAATGTCCGTATACTGGAACGATCTGGCACGCGGCATATATCACGGTCAAAACAACCTCGGCATCCAGGTTTCCATCCACGGAGACATCGGTTATAACCTGGAGCTGAAAAAACCCGATCGCGAAAGCCTCATCATAAACGCCGAGGCGACACGCTTCCTCAATGAAATCGTGCTGCCATTCCACAAAAAAGCCGTCGCATGGGTAAAAGCCGTCTCCGAACAAACCCTGCCCTACGAGGTGCTCGACCAAACCTCTGATCTGGATGATGACTTCACCAATAATTTTTCATACCCCAAGGTCATCGCATCACCAAAAATGGACTGGCTGAGCAGCTCAAAAACCTGGGGTATAAAAACCTGCCCTCCATCAAAGATTATACGGACAGGGTACTCCGGCACGGACCGCTGGACTTTGTGA
- a CDS encoding DUF932 domain-containing protein, which translates to MTSTDHMVSGSNKTPWHGLGTVLPGNLTFFEALIAARLNWNVIQEPVFDGDMRQIKTHQLNRREDTRDVLGIVRKDWEPLQNEQLLEIAEALAQLDDTEFKPVIETAGSLQGGRTVWALVKIGERQFANSGHHTYLLLSNGHDGARGIRGTLTDTRVVCANTLRTAETASSQLFVTHVKGVTQRLSAAIHTLGWANRMTNSTFAIYEALAVAPVSVDNARAGYQRLVGDPKKETLTGKQKNTVDKMLELFRHGNGNEGKTAFDFLNGVTDWQDHHYNYRNTEGKAERRFLDTTTGAGAAFKVQAFQAAKQLAGV; encoded by the coding sequence ATGACATCCACCGATCACATGGTATCGGGCTCCAACAAAACCCCCTGGCACGGACTGGGAACCGTGCTCCCCGGCAACCTCACCTTCTTCGAGGCGTTGATCGCCGCCCGGCTCAACTGGAACGTGATACAGGAACCCGTCTTTGACGGGGACATGCGCCAAATCAAAACCCACCAGCTCAACCGCCGCGAAGATACACGCGACGTATTGGGCATTGTCCGCAAGGACTGGGAGCCGTTGCAAAACGAACAGCTTCTCGAAATCGCCGAGGCCCTGGCCCAATTGGACGACACTGAATTCAAACCCGTCATCGAAACCGCCGGCAGCCTGCAAGGCGGGCGCACCGTGTGGGCATTGGTAAAAATCGGAGAACGCCAATTCGCGAACAGCGGCCATCACACCTACCTGCTGCTGTCCAACGGGCACGACGGCGCGCGCGGCATCCGGGGCACCCTCACGGATACCCGCGTGGTTTGCGCCAACACCCTGCGCACGGCCGAAACCGCATCAAGCCAGCTTTTCGTCACCCATGTCAAGGGCGTCACCCAGCGGCTTTCCGCCGCCATCCACACCCTCGGCTGGGCCAACCGAATGACGAATTCCACCTTCGCCATCTATGAGGCACTGGCCGTTGCGCCGGTGTCCGTCGACAACGCCCGCGCCGGATACCAGCGACTGGTCGGCGACCCAAAAAAGGAAACCCTCACCGGCAAGCAAAAAAACACTGTTGATAAAATGCTTGAATTATTCCGGCACGGCAATGGCAACGAGGGAAAAACCGCCTTCGACTTCCTCAACGGTGTCACCGACTGGCAGGATCATCATTACAACTATCGCAACACGGAAGGCAAGGCGGAGCGCCGTTTCCTCGATACCACCACCGGCGCTGGCGCCGCCTTCAAAGTCCAGGCTTTCCAAGCAGCCAAACAACTCGCCGGCGTCTAA